aaaaatggcaaatttgaatatttatttagaaaaaatggaTGTTAAATGCCGTAATTTTCTGAACAAAAATGGTACAATTTTCTTCCCTCAGTATAATTGTTGTAATTACTTTTGCGCGGATCGACGATCAACTTTGATTGCAAAATTTGCGAAAGTATGTTGAAAAAACTTTTGCGATtctaacaaatatttttttactgaTAAACTAATTGTGAAGAATATAACTGATATCCTTTCTTTTAGCAAAAAAATTTTTAAaggaaattatttcatatttaaagtGACAGATAAGAAACAACTAACGTAGCATTAGCGGCAATAGCCATATCAATATTTCCGTTGACAAGCTACAGCTATGTCGCTTTAGCGCTACGGCACTAATTGACAGAGCTGAATCAATTAGAACGTATggtttaattaataattaatgtgATATTAAAGGTACGGTCTTAATGATTCGGATACGATAGATAGTATACACTTGTACACAAGGAGATTCGTAGTTGGGTCCTAGTGTTGATGAGAACAGGTAGTGAAATTGTTATTTTAccctttatatataatacaaaagtGAAATATATGCTATCCGTAAGCATGAATTATTTCGTTATATGGatttattgacattttgtgACACGAGTTTTTTGATAGACCTGATAATGACTGTTTGAGCGTGCATTTTTATATGAATTACATAGCATCATTGTAGATATTTAcgagaaaaaaaaccatgtttcaACCAGTGAAATCGTTTATGGAATATACTTCGATTCATGGACTGGGGCGCATAGCAACCGTAAAACATATCATTCACAAGCTTGTCTGGACTGCTCTATTTATGACCTCTATTGGAATGTGTATATATCAGGTCACACGGCTAGGACAACAGTTCACATCGTaagttgtgttttattttataccaaaaaaagataataaataaatatatgaagaaatatgtAGTTATGAACAAACAATTCAATTTTGCTCTTATCGAACAATTCCATTGGCCTATCTACTTTATCGGTCAACAAAGGGACATCACGttgccgtttgtaacgttgcttctgattgactgaaatttcattgaaaataattcctcacttaattttgaatttaaaagcGGTAATCTATTTAAGACTGAATCATATGacaatatgatttttaataCAATCGTATGATTGTATtaaatctccataacataaaaatatatccaAATTAATTCTTTACTATATCAACTGAAGCTACAGATAAATGCGTGTATATTGACGTCATAtcacatgatacatgtaaaattgtcatataattTGTTGCTTGATGGTTTTTCAAAGTAGTAAAAGTCcatttaaattcaataatgacTAGGAATAAAGTTTGATGTTTGGCAGATTTTTATCATAATTCGTCATTGTTacatgtttatatgaaaatcagtgcccaaaacaaatgaaattatacaAAAAGGAAGAAAACTTCtatgattttacaaaaaataaaagattcATTTTGCCGATGAATACATTAAATGgaaaatcatttataaatcaatatgcaGTTATACAAGACTCTTTCATGTGTGCCTAGGAAAAATAGGATGATCATAACATGTAGTAatacccgaggcttgccgatgggtttaaaacaatttttgataTCGATGATTGAATATTCTTATCCTTcctatccacatatgaaagaataTTTTCTCTTCCATTTCGACGATTTTTCAGGCAATGAATTTGAGGAAAACGATGACTGCaaattaattcttaaaatatgGTATCTGTGGGATGTATCTAAGATCTAATTGTTTGCGTCCTGTACAATAATACCGGTCTGGTCTCTGAAACAAGCATTAACATTATACCAAGACACACTGCATCAGCCTTGATGTTGACGCCGTGGAGTCACGAGATCGTATTGCATTGGTAGCAATGGATCACATCCTCAGATGACATGGGTGTTTTGCTTGGGATAAACTAGTATTACACCCAAAGGTATGAGAGAAAGTTGAATACTGCGTTGCAGAAACCATTACATACTActgtatatttgttaatattccTGGGGGGTAAATATTTCGGTAAATTCGCGTGTCCATCCTAATTAGCGAAGTTTAATACCAAGCAAAGTTaatcaaaatcatggttttacattttaaaacctATCGTCTTAATGACGCTTCCCAAAGCTGCATGCATTATACACGAAAACATACCCcaacaaataatttcaaaatagtaAATCGTGAAACCCGCAAGATTTTACACCCGCGAGATTTACCAACTGTGGAGTAACTGACCAAGTAAGTAAATCTGGAACTGTACTGTCTTCAACCTTAACATCACTCGTTGTTTCAGTAACCCCATCAGTAccactatatcactgaagtctGCACCCCAGGCGTTTCCGGCTGTTATCATCTGTAATATTAACCCGGCTAGCTTCTCGAAAATTGTCGGGATAAAGGAATTCAACCATATTCTGTCAGAAGCCTCAGACCATAGTATGATTCCATTAGAAAAGTTTAAAAATGCAAGTGGAATGACAGCTTCAGTGAGTATCCTAACTggttttattttcatcttttaacacattgtatatcacattaatttcataaatattttatcaaaattttcaatgcaCGGAGTGGCCTCCCTTTGGTACGAAATGATTGCTTATATTTCTATAGCGCGATCTTTGGAAAGATCTTGTTATTTTCATGTGATATCGAGAAATATGCATACTATTATATCTTATTGGAAAAATATTACCGACAACAGTTATATCATATCAATTCGTTCAATATGTACTCCATTAAAACTCAGAGCAGAAGCGGAAATGTTTTAAGCCCGTAGGATACAATTCCACCTGTTTTTTTCTAAGAGTAAAACAATTGCAGATTTCATGCAGTGTATCTAAACATTACTTCATTTGACGTATGGTTTtgttttagttagatatttttaGTTTAATTAGAACCGTATTTTGttcatatattgatatacatcCAATACATTAACATATTTGGTTATCCGAAAACAAGCTTAGAGCTTATAATTATAAATTCCCGTGAAGTTTTAGATTAATGATATTTACTGTgtgtcattttaaaatatcCAATATACACTCTAGTGCTGCATATCTTTGTGCTACACAGGCAACATATTTTCACTACAATGTTTTACatgaagatattttttcttGTCCCAGTTCACGTGATATTCACATAATTGAAGTTTGGAgattcaaaagtaaaaaatacatataaatacgtATCGGTCATAATAACAAAATGTACCATCGCCATTTcttcacattttgttttattttgcagCTGCCGACTTTCAATCACACACCATCTTTTAATTTAAGTAAGTGTTTTCGTCGGTATCAGCTATTCCATAGACGTTTAAGGTTCTGTTACtatttaaaattacaaataaatataataacatatttGGGCTAGCTCATCATAGAATGTGGCCGTTCAATATACACTGGTATCAGATTGTCATGTGGGGAATTCAACCATATTCTGTCAGAAGCCTCAGACCATAGTATGATTCCATTAGAAAAGTTTAAAAATGCAAGTGGAATGACAGCTTCAGTGAGTATCCTAACTggttttattttcatcttttaacacattgtatatcacattaatttcataaatattttatcaaaattttcaatgcaCGGAGTGGCCTCCCTTTGGTACGAAATGATTGCTTATATTTCTATAGCGCGATCTTTGGAAAGATCTTGTTATTTTCATGTGATATCGAGAAATATGCATACTATTATATCTTATTGGAAAAATATTACCGACAACAGTTATATCATATCAATTCGTTCAATATGTACTCCATTAAAAGTCAGCGCAGAAGCGGAAATGTTTTAAGCCCGTAGGATACAATTCCACCTGTTTTTTTCTAAGAGTAAAACAATTGCAGATTTCATGCAGTGTATCTAAACATTACTTCATTTGACGTATGGTTTtgttttagttagatatttttaGTTTAATTAGAACCGTATTTTGttcatatattgatatacatcCAATACATTAACATATTTGGTTATCCGAAAACAAGCTTAGAGCTTCCCTTGAAGTTTTAGATTAATGATATTTACTGTgtgtcattttaaaatatcCAATATACACTCTAGTGCTGCATATCTTTGTGCTACACAGGCAACATATTTTCACTACAATGTTTTACatgaagatattttttcttGTCCCAGTTCACGTGATATTCACGTAATTGAAGTTTGGAGATTCAAAAGtagaaaatacatataaatacgaTCGGTCATAATAACAAAATGTACCATCGCCATTTcttcacattttgttttattttgcagCTGCCGACTTTCAATCACACACCATCTTTTAATTTAAGTAAGTGTTTTCGTCGGCATCAGCTATTCCATAGACGTTTAAGGTTCTGCTACtatttaaaattacaaataaatataataacatatttGGGCTAGCTCATCATAGAATGTGGCCGTTCAATATACACTGGTATCAGATTGTCATGTGGGGAATTTAAATGATATGTTATCAATGAAcatattatattgttatatgactgtgagttttaccgttttctgattggtctagaccgctcggtcaggtcttgacaaaatgcaatgtcaacctgagaccgatgaacacctgtttagaggttgacattgcaaatccggtaacctggctgtaaatagacgcagggaattccctgtcttttccacatttttgaccaatcaaaatagagcATTGCCGATCATCGGTTAATAGCCAAATCCAACATGGCAGAGAACAGTGAGGTAGGATTAGGAAAGATGTTTTAACACAATTTGTGAAGAATTACAGCAGAAGTACATGCACTAAAAGTACCTACTGAGGATACATGGAtgaagaatttttatttttttgtttaattagtcaTTGGGCTATCCTTGCTTCAAAATTGTTCCAAGTGGCAAATTTTGTATCATTGTAACTTGTTATCGTTTCATGTAACAAAACAATtgttgactttttgtaggttaatacgaggaattgttaaacctttgaAAGGTAATATCTCCCTCGGTCTTCGGACTCGGGGAATATCACCTTTCCCAGGTTTAACAATTCttcgtattaacctacaaaagtCAATAGTTGTATATTGTTATTGTATCATCATCTTATAAAGATGTTCAGTCGCTGGCAGAGCAAAAACGATACCCATGATATCAAAAATAACTGATTTATAATGCATAAAAGATAATTATCTTGCCCTTGGTGTAAGCACTATAAGagcttaattccatatagggcatagtgccatggatttttttagGGGCgcaaactttgatatttttttttcctgttttgATATAAGAAACTGAAatttttcaattgtggtaatgatgtaaagtaagcaacttttgtaactgatcaaaaaaaacctaattcgtctgttcctgtttggGATAGAGAAAATATACCTTGCGTCGGCGGTGagcattttttataaaattgtaaGGGAGGGTATTTTAGCAATTATGGGTAGTCCTTTGTAAAATGGTCAACTGCCTTCAAGATTTCAACATCTAAATAGCACAGCCTACTACGAAATTATCAATGGATTCAtctttcattgttttaacataGACCAGTACAGTCACCCTCTCGGAATGGCGAAGAAGCTATTCGAGGCCCGTCTCGCGAATCTGTCAACCGCTAACCTAACAGCCCTTAACGGTGCGTTCGAGGACTTCATAGTGGACTGCAAATACGACGGAAGGAACTGCAGTGCAAAGTAAGTATTTAGAAAGAATTCTACAATGGCTCATAAGAGCCGTCATGGCAACTGCTATaataaaatgaagatatacaATTATCTGCTGCTATTGCCAAGGCAACTGCTATAGCAGAACGTACTTATCAACATTAAATTGTCATTTTGCTTTACTGAAAAAGTTTGTTAGCTTTTGGCATGGCTCATACCAACCATTTCGGCATATGTCTAGCTTTGGTAAAAACATCTTACCGATAAtgtgaatgtatatataattgatgCTATCATGAAGACTGAAATAAACAAGTTTTGCTTAAAATTTGTGTCTTATTTCatctaaaaattattaaaaattttgGGCGTTTGTTTaagtatttattaattaattaacatcaTTCACAGAACTCAAGTTGATgattgatgttttataaacttaTTTCCCTACAGAGATTTTAAAGTAGTTCGCGATGGAGGACATGgaatttgttataaaaagaaCGAAGACGATTTCCTTACAGAGAATGCCGGTAAAGACGCCGGTACGTATAGCCAATCAATTTGGTGGATTTTGTTCTTCCGATATTTGTCGTTATTTGCTCTTCGTCGACAGAAGTTTCTAGctttattttgtcaaaacagGAACGTATATATGCAGGGATTGATATTCATATTCTGTGTAAGCATATGCACAAGTTATTTGCCCTTATGGGTAggcgtcatgtgtttgcgagcgtaacgtcacacTATTCAGAGAAATTGGCGCGAACTTctctcataaaataatgacttcacAATGGAGCAAAGGAGGCAACTCTGTAATAAGACAGTATGATGACGGTAAAATGAACTCAGTTGGTAACGGACACGCTACATACGGACACGTCCATTTATGGCGCGTGTTTGCTAACTGCGTTCATACCATATACATTCCATAATGAAGAATAATTCTAAATAAATAAGCAAACGAATTTCATAAGCCTTAATATGTTGTCACAATGACGACATGAAATATTCTGcgttaaaattaaataaatggaAACCTCAAATTTCAAAGTAGCCAAACTGTTATACATGGACCAAGtgatatcagaaaaaaataatgtacatgtactgtttttttcctaatttacattgtagttaGCCCTCGAAGGAGTACACCTGTATAACCTTCATACCTTCACGTGAAAGAGTCATATGATCTTTTTTGAGTTTCTTGTGGACTCTTTTGTAGGTCTTGAAATGATTATTTCCGTGTCCCAAGCAGAGTATATACCATATGTAGCGGAATCAGCAGGGATCCGGATCATCATACAGGATGACGCTACTGAAGTTTTCACCGGGAATGGGTTTAGCCTTCCCACTGGCTTTGAAACTGATATCTCTGTttcagtggtaggtattgtcgCTAGGACGATAcgtatttattataaaattttgtattgGTTATGATTTTATGCCTCTATTTCTTCGTGTGATAATGATAAGTTTAATGCAAACactatgaaatgaaataaaaaaattcattgtatatatattaaacattacCATCAAGACGATGTGTAATAAtgtgtaataaataacattgaaataaagaaaacttGAAATCTAACATCAATCTCTTATTTGAAATGCATAAATTGAAGAATTGTAAACTTTTTAAACGGAAAATTATTCTTCACTTGCTTGAATTACGGAAACTTGGGGACAATATTCATTGGGGGGGGAGGAATCCGGAATATTATGAATTTTTGTGTTTTCGACCACAGACGGAGACAAATAGAGTTGCGGGACCTGAAAATCGATGTGAAAAGGACAGTTTATGGCAAAGGAGATTGGTatgtttaaaaatttacttacaaaatgtaGATTGGGTcttacatatattacatgtagtaGTGTCCCTGTGGTGTTTGATTAAAACGCCTTATCCTGAACTGttagaaaatattataaatgtaattgGTTAAGACTAGAAACCTGAAAAGGTACATAATAAATTATCCAATATCGCTTTTCAAACCAGTCACTTTAGTTAGCATTTGATAATGATTGACCTTGTCCTTCATCTCATTTTTATCGGATTGTTCAGTCTGTTTAAAAATTTTTAGAAAAGAACTCAAAATTTATCTTGATCCTTTTTACAAACACCTTGTGCATTTTTTAACTGTTCATATTTTGACACATAAAAATGTTTAAGATAGTagcaagaaaatattttacaattaattaagcATCTTTATGATTATTTGTACTAAAGATAAAACCACATGGCCATCGTGTATTGGGTTCCGATTTTGAAATTAATCATATCCAGCGTCATCAATTAAAAATAGCTGTGACGATAACGATTCCTATTATAATATCGAGATGGATGGTTGATACTCCTGTGTCAAAACTACACCAGTGGTCACAAACCGATTGATGTGTCGCCGATATAAGAACATATACAAATACTATCTCATTAAACAGGCTTGTATGCGGAACTGCTCAATAGCCCACGCCTCTCGCAAATGCAACTGCGCACCTCACCATGAGTACAGTTACGATATCCAGAACACGTGCGTCACCGTGGCAGGTACCATTGCGTTAAATTGGTCATGCGTCTTTTGATTTGAGATATCGATGTTAACGTTCTTTGTCTGAAGGTTTACGGTGTGGGTGTTAggttaatattttattgtgaaattgaaACATGGTATATCAGTGAGAAATGATCTAATATAAAACTTGAAATAGAATCAAAACTGtaatagttacatgtatgtatccaaTTAATAGCTTTTAACACTATACCGCGGTATAGATTTCAAAATGGGAGAAGTTCAACTGTATATAACGTTgtaaaactttatttattttaattgttagttcagtaaaatattttatggtaTTGCAAGGCTTCTTTTCATCCTAGAATTGAACTGTTTGAAGACAGAAACTGAAGCAATGATGAGGAGTGAAATATGTAATGAGTGCAAATTCCCCTGTTTGTAAGTTAAACATTTGAATTATTCAAGcttaacttttataaaataaagaTCTGCACCTGTTTGTGgtgaacaaaaaatattattgaaaaaaaatcgttgTTGTGTTTTGACCTGGATAACATGTCGAAAACAAGATTTACCTATCACGCAAAATTTGTATAGAGCTcaaaaattctgaaaaatgCCATTAAATATTCCACTTTCTACAGTCcatttgttttcaataacaCACTCAAAAAAGCAAAGCAGACAGACTGCTAAATCAAGGTATCCCATCTTCATAACAATGcctgtattttaattataatttaatggAGACTGTCAGACTTGATTAAGGcaaatgaaaaatcaaaatcaatttacGGGGTTTTGCTCCTAATGCACCTAAATATGCTTAAAACTGCATCAATTACACATATCTTATATCTTACTACAGTATAGACGCTAATATTCGCGGGGTTTTTAATTTTACTGAATCGCGCATCTATCCAAATTATTAccttcaaaatttatcaaaatcatgggTTTACATTGCATGTCTATTGAATGAAGATTTCAAATGCTTTCAAATATAATTCGCGAAAACGAATCCCAACGgataaattcaaaataataaatcgcTAACAGTTACTCCCGATAAATTCAACAACTAGTATATGTACGCCAATGAACTGAAAACTTGTTTATTTCTTATCTGTTCGTCCCCAGTGAGAAAACGTACAAGACATTTGTTTCTATGACGAGATGGCCGTCTAATTACTACAGAGAGGTTCTAGCCACCGACTACAATTGGGGCAGCCAGGTGGATAAAATCAGGTATCACTAACGCGAAACGAAACTACCATATTTGGTTTAAGTAGTGGATAAAATCAAGTGAGGTCTCAAAAACATTAAAACGAAACTACCATATTTGGATTAAATAGTATATAAAATCAGATGAGGAATCGATACATGAAACAAACTACCATATTTGGATTTATTAGTGGATACAATCAGATAAGGTATCTATAAATGTGCCAGTTTTACGACCGTTCTGTACCTTTAATTTAGATTCCTAATAgcaaattattataaaaaccaCAGAAAGCTCCTGAACATAAGAGCTCCCCCCCATTCTTCTGTAGTTCTTTCCGACTGAAATGCTCATACGTTGTCTGAAGAAATCTGTCGAACTGGGACCAGATAAGAAATGACAGACAATATACCATATACCATTGGATACTAAAAGTACGTGTTTGTTAATTTCAGTCAACATCATCGCATTTGATAAAGGTAATTGATATGACTTTTGACGAAAGACCAAATTGTTGTATTATGTTGAATTTTATTGTAAACCGTTTTTTAAGTGACGTATCCATTTACATTTCAGAGCTGATTACATGCGAGTTCGTGTGTTTTTCTCATCATTGACGAAGGAAATCATCGACGAAGAGCTGTCTTATACAGTGAGTCTAATTAATAGTGGTAAATTAAACAAACGTAATTATTATAAAGCTATATAAGGACAATGCTGCAAAAACGGAATCagtatatgtttcataagtGATATGAGGCAAAGAGCATGACAGTAAACTCCCAGCAACCAAGCTTAATCAAGGATATTATCAGTTTGTTTCTCATAACCGTAATCATATCATTTTTCGCGACTACCTAATTGCACGATTTACGTTTCAATAACAGTACCTGGGGATAAACTTTCACGGATGTTTAGATTGAATTATAATACATTCCAATGTAAGTATGGGAAGATATTAATTTGCTGAAATTAACCTTCGCGAATTTACTATAGTAAAATTAGCGAACATAAATTTTATGCGAAAGAAAGGTGGTTTACTGTATTGTCTCCTCAtcatagtgctatctcactaaAACGAAACACACAGGCAAACATTCCGCGCAGTATATCTGACCCGTTTACGTTAACAAACTAGGTAGTTACCCCACATTTATAATTCTGAAGTACATTCGAGACACTTAGTCTAGTATGTTTAGGTAAGAGCCTGGGTGATAAGGATGATACTCCATCTTATAAAgatttaatatttgtttcttaAACTAAGTTTTGGCGGAAAACGTAATGGAATCCAATAGGTAAAGCCTATACTTTCTGTTGGTGCGTTCGCGATACaaaaagttttattattatttgtctCGTTACAGTAACATCGTACGACAAATAATCGGTAACGCGTTATGGCGCACAGCCGATATATCTTATTGTTAATTCGATCTGCAAAAAATCTTGATATGAAATATCacatgaaattgacctgaaattgacctgaattgaCCCGAAGACATTATGCTTGAATACCGTTTTGCTGTCTCACAGCTTCTCTTACCAAATTGTTTTGGTGTCTTTGCAGTCGGAGAATTTCGTCAGTGACATTGGCGGACAACTAGGACTGTGGGCTGGGTTATCTGTCCTTAGTGTGGCCGAGGTCCTCGAGCTCATTGTCCTTTGGATAACATACTGCTGCAAAAGGAAAAGCCGGACCAACCATTCCGATATACCGGAGAAACTGGATGAATGAGACGGCTTGAACGGGTTAGACATTATCTATGGTCATGCAAGCGGAAGTAGAAGCACCAATAAAGCGGAAAATGAGAAACTGACGACTAGTATGTTATAATATCTGGACATGCGAGCGGATCTGTAAAATCTTGGCTTGAAATGACATTCATTTTTACCCTACATTTGATGACTATACAAAAAATAGGTTTGTTCATTAACTTAGCTGATCCAATAGGAGTGTCTGCTggttattttctttttacttgTGAAATAGCTGAATACTaatctataaaaattatatgtttattacattgtatttacttaACATCTggtatttctataaatagacGTGGGGTGATTTTTTTACAATACGAACATTTAGCTCAATTTATGAATACCTAACTTATATGTTGCCACATGCTTGTGAAGTGGGTGCTTTATCCTTTAGTGAGTTTACCTCAAAGACAatcttttgttttttctttttataatcaTTAGATATCCATATGGAACGATCActgttttatatcatgtaaTGTATACATCCTATTTACTTTGTACATGTTATGCATTACCTACGACTATAACACCATGCTCTTACATCCGGAACCAACAAAATTGATTCGTGTATgtatataacttgttttgcaaTAGATGTACAGTAGAGAAAATAGagtattttattaataaatttagAGCAAGTGTGACGTCggagaataaaaataaatttcttgtGAAAAAGTAACATCAATGTAATTGTTATGATatcttttaaatgttattgGACTGCTTTATGCTTCCATTTCTTCTAGTATTTCATAGTCATGAAGTTCTTTCGAAATACACTGTTTCCCATAGTGGTACAAGGTAGGAATATATCAATATCTCAGTGTGTTTAAATATCGTTAATGATTTTGATTTGGACAGAAGATATCCGACACTTCTGCTATAGTAAAGTATCCAATTTCGTTTGACCTCACTCAAACTACAGTTGGCATTTCACCTAGCCGACCGGGGTTTTATCCGCAAGTCATACGTGAAATATAAATAGAATGGATATATTCCATCTTTgtttattacagagttaactcccttgtgAATATGTATCCGTTGTGACCTTATTACGCCATGAACAATGATTTCAATGTTATCGTATGGTGATTGTTAAAATTTCGCATTTACCTTTGGATGGAGTTTTAAGTTGTAACTTACATAATTGTCAATGGTTcattgtgggttttttttatagagAATCAAATTTGCTTCATGTTATTCATTTAGTTTGCTATTGTAAAAAAGATCAAGGTTCGGTTATAACTGGAATAAGAACGTTTAAATCATCCAA
The Argopecten irradians isolate NY chromosome 9, Ai_NY, whole genome shotgun sequence DNA segment above includes these coding regions:
- the LOC138330989 gene encoding degenerin-like protein asic-2 — protein: MFQPVKSFMEYTSIHGLGRIATVKHIIHKLVWTALFMTSIGMCIYQVTRLGQQFTSNPISTTISLKSAPQAFPAVIICNINPASFSKIVGIKEFNHILSEASDHSMIPLEKFKNASGMTASLPTFNHTPSFNLNQYSHPLGMAKKLFEARLANLSTANLTALNGAFEDFIVDCKYDGRNCSAKDFKVVRDGGHGICYKKNEDDFLTENAGKDAGLEMIISVSQAEYIPYVAESAGIRIIIQDDATEVFTGNGFSLPTGFETDISVSVTETNRVAGPENRCEKDSLWQRRLACMRNCSIAHASRKCNCAPHHEYSYDIQNTCVTVAELNCLKTETEAMMRSEICNECKFPCFEKTYKTFVSMTRWPSNYYREVLATDYNWGSQVDKIRADYMRVRVFFSSLTKEIIDEELSYTSENFVSDIGGQLGLWAGLSVLSVAEVLELIVLWITYCCKRKSRTNHSDIPEKLDE